The Osmerus eperlanus chromosome 25, fOsmEpe2.1, whole genome shotgun sequence genome contains a region encoding:
- the prdm8b gene encoding PR domain zinc finger protein 8b → MEESSSQKLVWDGDAKAVQQCLTDIFTSVYTTCDIPENAIFGPCVLSHTSLYDSIAFIALKSTDKRTAPYIFRVDTSAANSTSEGLMWLRLVQSARDRDEQNLEAYVKNGQLFYRSLRRIEKDEELLVWYGKDLIELLVLSSSKAPAKNKSTSSHSCPDCNQRFQFEFPFLAHLRFRCTKRLQSMAGPDEESGKDNVSERSNITPARASPKLGRAEGFPSPQDNSKPSTDFHNLARDLENSRTSPPSDKEAEIRSESSGKRTFSETEEREGPRAPSMPQSKSKEELASSAQNYRGAYGLEEKRPSGSTESSEAKRSAFTEVKKSPQSLKQHNSTKNLQSSNAENKEGSRPSSSPLEKHLNIRQVLSETQPPQSRIEASSMGSAFTSVGQQGEQRKSAFSQPSRSSFSQLPSSLGMPPKLLDCHPTVGDTISSSRLYQADHLAAKLQSAELGANCPVPGGMAKQSPFLYTAFWPKSSGPIQMQMPSALTLLPPSFTSLCLPAQNWCAKCNASFRMTSDLVYHMRSHHKKEYAMEPLVKRRREEKLKCPICNESFRERHHLSRHMTSHN, encoded by the exons ATGGAGGAATCAAGCTCCCAAAAATTGGTGTGGGACGGCGACGCCAAAGCAGTACAGCAATGCTTAACGGATATTTTTACAAGCGTCTACACAACATGCGACATTCCAGAAAATGCAATTTTTGGGCCTTGTGTATTGAGCCACACATCTCTGTATGACAGCATAGCCTTCATAGCCCTAAAATCAACGGACAAGCGAACTGCGCCTTATATCTTCAGG GTGGACACCTCGGCGGCCAACAGCACTTCGGAGGGTCTGATGTGGCTACGGCTCGTGCAATCTGCCCGGGATAGGGACGAACAGAACCTTGAGGCCTATGTCAAAAACGGGCAGCTGTTCTACCGGTCTCTCCGGAGAATTGAGAAGGACGAGGAGCTTCTGGTCTGGTACGGGAAGGACTTGATCGAGCTTCTTGTACTGAGTTCGAGCAAAGCGCCTGCCAAAAACAAGA GTACATCCTCCCATTCCTGTCCTGACTGCAACCAACGTTTCCAGTTTGAGTTCCCCTTCCTGGCTCACCTTAGGTTCCGTTGTACGAAGAGACTACAGAGCATGGCTGGCCCGGATGAGGAGTCTGGTAAGGACAATGTCAGTGAGCGCTCCAACATAACCCCAGCCAGGGCCAGCCCCAAACTAGGCCGGGCCGAGGGCTTCCCCAGCCCCCAGGACAATAGCAAACCCTCCACAGACTTTCACAACCTGGCTCGGGACCTGGAGAACAGCAGGACAAGCCCGCCCAGCGACAAAGAGGCTGAGATCCGCAGCGAGAGCTCAGGGAAGAGGACGTTCtcggagacggaggagagggagggtcccCGAGCCCCCAGCATGCCTCAATCCAAGTCAAAGGAGGAGCTTGCCAGTTCAGCGCAGAACTACAGAGGGGCCTACGGTCTGGAGGAGAAGCGTCCATCGGGGTCCACAGAGTCGAGCGAGGCAAAGCGAAGCGCCTTTACTGAAGTTAAGAAGTCACCGCAGAGTCTGAAGCAACACAACAGCACCAAAAACCTCCAGAGCTCCAATGCAGAGAACAAGGAAGGGAGCCGTCCCAGCAGCAGTCCCCTGGAGAAGCACCTGAACATCAGGCAGGTTCTGTCAGAGACCCAGCCTCCTCAGTCACGCATCGAGGCATCGTCCATGGGCAGCGCCTTCACCTCAGTCGGCCAACAAGGTGAGCAGCGGAAGAGCGCCTTCAGCCAGCCATCacggtcatccttctcccaacTTCCCTCGTCCCTCGGGATGCCCCCCAAGCTGCTAGACTGCCACCCCACGGTGGGTGACACCATCTCCTCCAGCAGACTGTACCAGGCTGACCACCTGGCTGCCAAGCTTCAGAGTGCAGAGCTGGGAGCCAACTGCCCGGTACCAGGCGGTATGGCCAAGCAGAGCCCCTTCCTCTACACCGCCTTCTGGCCCAAAAGCTCGGGACCGATCCAGATGCAGATGCCGTCTGCTCTCACCCTGCTGCCGCCCTCATTCACCTCGCTCTGCCTGCCGGCACAGAACTGGTGCGCCAAGTGCAACGCCTCTTTCCGCATGACCTCAGACCTGGTCTACCACATGAGGTCCCACCACAAAAAGGAGTACGCTATGGAGCCACTAGTCAAACGCCGGCGGGAGGAGAAACTCAAGTGCCCCATTTGTAACGAGTCTTTCCGGGAGAGACATCACCTGTCACGTCACATGACCTCCCATAACTGA